The [Clostridium] scindens ATCC 35704 nucleotide sequence TTCCACCGATGTAGATGAACGCTTCAATATCCAATTTGTCAAGTATGGCAAATATCTTGTCATATACATCGCGATTCTCATGAATCTCCGGAAGTTTATATCGGCATGATCCCAAGAAAGCGGCTGGCGTTCTTTTCAATAATTCTGCATCCAGCTCTGTCTTGATGTGGTCTGCCAGGTCAATATATTTTTCCTCTAATAACCCCTGTACGCCATGAAGCATTCCATATACCTTCTTCGCTCCACGGTCCTTTGCTGTACGGTAGACTCCTGCAAGGCTTGAATTGATAGCTGCTGTGGGTCCGCCGGATTGTCCTACGATAACATTTCTTTCCATAAACTAGTTCCCTTCCTTCCTTGAATTGCTGTAGATATTACTATTTTAGTATATTTCAACATAATTGTCCACAAAAACTCTTATTTTTTATGCACATTTACCGTTGCTACCACATCTATACCGGTTCCGGCCACATTCTGCGCTACGATATCTCCTATCTGTACCGGCGCCTTGACCGTAATATTCTTCAATGCCTGCATGCAATCCATGATCCGGCCTTTGGGAATCTCTCTTTCCGTCTTAACCGACACCCTGGGAAGTTCCCCTCCCTCCACCTCAAGCGTCGTTGTTACCGTCCTGGTCGGGCTTAAAACCTCTTTCTGGGCATAGACATACCCCCTCATGCAGCGATTTCCCGACACATCCGACACCTCATCCTCGTCTACAAGGACCTCCAGCTGGCAGCCGTTGGGACATACGATGCATGTCATCTTCATTTTCTCCACCTCATACTGCCTCCTTTACATAATCTGCTGCATGCTTTCCTGCCTCCGCAGCCTCCTGAGACACATGGTCCGCCAGGTCATGCACATGGAGCACGTTTCCACACGCAAATACGCCTGCCACCGTAGTCTGCAGCCGTTCATCCACCACGGGTCCATGGGTCTTTTCATCCATTCTGGCCCCCAGTCCCCTGGTCAGCTCGTTCTCCGGAATCAGGCCTACCGACAGCAGCAGGGTGTCGCAGCGATACGCTTCCTGTGTTCCCGGGACGGGTTCCTTGTTTTCATCTACCTGCGCCAGCGTTACCCCTTCAATATGGTCTTTTCCCTTGATATCGATCACCGTATGGTTCAATTTCAGTGGAATCCCGTAATCCTCCAGGCACTGGACGATATTCCGGGTGAGGCCGCCGGACTTCGGCATAATCTCGGCCACCACCTTTACCGTGGCCCCTTCCAAAGTCA carries:
- a CDS encoding DUF1667 domain-containing protein, producing the protein MKMTCIVCPNGCQLEVLVDEDEVSDVSGNRCMRGYVYAQKEVLSPTRTVTTTLEVEGGELPRVSVKTEREIPKGRIMDCMQALKNITVKAPVQIGDIVAQNVAGTGIDVVATVNVHKK